The DNA window CGGATTGCAAGTGAAATATGTGTTTCTGGAGGGCAGAAATAATGCCTACACTGCCATAAACTGGATCTCTGAGTCTTGCTGTAGCTTCATAAACCATGCTGATTACTGCATCTTCTCTATTATCCATTGGTATCTCCTGCTGAAAAATTAATGTCAAAACATACTACACAaaaaaagttcatttcttcaagcATCACTATAACTAGTACTCTTAgcattatattaattatatggaTTCAACTTTTATATATTGATTATCATATATAGAGACGCAACTTAGGGGATGCAATCCAAACTCACTTCATCACGTATGCTATGTATACaaggttaaaattattttatacgtaaatataatatatgttgAACTCATTTCATGACAATTTTGGTTCCGTTACTGATGGCTCGTTTATGGGTGTATTATTTAACACGTTATTATAACATCTTGTCAgccttattttcttttcaaccaATTCTACTTATCTTATAAGGTCGTTCTGTAGTTAACTTTTAATGacttttttttgtgtatttctttttttttttgcactgTTAAAATTGAATGTGCTAGTTCTTTACGCTTAAAAGCACTCTTGTCAttgtgtataatatataatataaagttaaaCATTATGGTTCAAATTCAAGTAGTGATTAAAAGGCTTTGGTGATTTCTTCCAAAATATTTAAGTCACGGTAGTAGAGTTATTTGACATTTATCCTAGTAGGAGATAGCAGATAGCACAAGTCGGAGATGATAGATTGCCAGTGTGACGCACAACTTAGTCTAGAGACACAGAGATACCACAAGAACAACGACAATAACAAATCCATTATAAACTCATATATGAAATCTGAAAAGAGTATAAAGTATGCAGATTTTATCAATACTTATTTCCAGTAGACCTTCCAGTCAAGTAAAGCATTTCAAagcaatttgaaatttgaaaacaaaaatgatAGTAGTGACGACAACGAATTATAAATACAATATGGAAAACAGTTCATACGTGGTACCGAAAGCACAAAAAACACATGTGGTAatagaaaatgaagaacaagaaactacgagaataaataaaataaatattacgaATGGTACGTACTTGTAACATTTTGGTGATGTTGCTAGCACCAAAAATACGATGAACAACAATAAATTTATGTGGTTCAGCAGGTGGAAAATGAGGCAAGAAAATGCAATCTTTAGTGCAACGCCTACGAAGCAGCTTGCATGCTGAACATGGCATATGTTTATTTTTCTTGCTTAATCTAGAATTCATCACTcacaatatattatattaaaacacTTGCCTAATTtgatactatttatttttaatcaacaCAAATGGACTTACTTAATTGAGTATTTAAGGACATAATAAAGTAAAGAATAGGGTCCACAAAATTAGCTGGAGAACAGAAAAATCTTTAGAGAtcctaatttaattaattaagatctTGCAAGTTGTAATAAAACTTTCATATCTCCCACTGTCATTTTCAGACTAACAAAATTCATTGAACAAAATGGAAACTGCTTGACTTGGAGaatttacatcaattattgtttttcatCTCAATTCATCACTagtatattttgaatttcactTATATGTGCtcaaatagtaaaaaaaagCTTGACTTGATCTGTTATAGCAtgttatttgtcttattttattgattgttgtAGATTTCTTATTTCATGGAGGGTTACTAATAAtgtattgtctttttttttttttactatatattaaatataatattgtacATTTTTTCTACTTATTATTGTGTGGATAATTGGGAGAATGATTAAGAGGCTAGTGATATTACAAAGTACGTACGACAAAGACAAAGAAGCTTCACACGTGAGGGTCCATAATAATTTAGGTGATATATGAATGAAATGATGATTAGTGTAGGTGACAATATTGatttaatattaattgaaaGACGTTTTGAGACAATATATATTTGACAATATATAAGGGAAAATGACCTTTCTGCTGCcgtttattaaaaataaaacttgttttaaaaataatttgaacttATATTTTGCAAAATCAGTTTTAATTTCTATAGTCGGATGCTGTGGTTATATAAGCAGAGTTAGATCTAA is part of the Solanum stenotomum isolate F172 chromosome 8, ASM1918654v1, whole genome shotgun sequence genome and encodes:
- the LOC125874274 gene encoding LOB domain-containing protein 25-like isoform X2, which produces MNSRLSKKNKHMPCSACKLLRRRCTKDCIFLPHFPPAEPHKFIVVHRIFGASNITKMLQEIPMDNREDAVISMVYEATARLRDPVYGSVGIISALQKHIFHLQSELNEASAEAMSLRTQLSNASTSLPSSLLEVSPFTPENHEFHHSQKSSQQNAYSNNDLQLLLPEAADYCFQETDQVLPLPY
- the LOC125874274 gene encoding LOB domain-containing protein 25-like isoform X1 produces the protein MNSRLSKKNKHMPCSACKLLRRRCTKDCIFLPHFPPAEPHKFIVVHRIFGASNITKMLQQEIPMDNREDAVISMVYEATARLRDPVYGSVGIISALQKHIFHLQSELNEASAEAMSLRTQLSNASTSLPSSLLEVSPFTPENHEFHHSQKSSQQNAYSNNDLQLLLPEAADYCFQETDQVLPLPY